A genomic region of Hippoglossus hippoglossus isolate fHipHip1 chromosome 8, fHipHip1.pri, whole genome shotgun sequence contains the following coding sequences:
- the dhrs7ca gene encoding dehydrogenase/reductase SDR family member 7C-B isoform X2: protein MDPTWTTTVLLVPCVVVLTAGFFYLYGWIVGLLTKTSVRNKVVVLSDALSGLGKECTGVFHKGGARLILCGKNWEKLEELADDLANASDPTVTFPPKLVLLDFGDMESMPDAIEEILDCYGCLDVLMLNNSMKVKAPAHSVSLEMDKLLMDNNYFGPVTLAKGVLPSMISRRTGHLLLINSIQGKLAVPFRSTYAASKHAVQAFFDCLRAEVEEYGISVSTINHTLISSTAAVNTETASSKSFWSLLYTKKPLGVSPDEAAAEIVKTLNNKKKEVVIAPSLPKVAVYARSFFPNVFFAVMAAGVKNTAAFEKM, encoded by the exons ATGGACCCAACATGGACGACCACTGTTCTCCTAGTTCCCTGTGTTGTCGTGCTGACAGCTGGATTTTTCTACCTCTATGGTTGGATTGTTGGTCTGTTGACAAAAACGTCCGTACGCAATAAGGTGGTGGTTTTATCTGACGCCTTATCTGGGCTCGGAAAAG AATGCACAGGTGTGTTCCACAAAGGAGGAGCCAGGTTGATCCTCTGTGGGAAAAACTGGGAGAAGCTTGAAGAACTTGCTGATGATTTGGCGAACGCCTCAGACCCCACTGTC acgtTTCCTCCTAAACTGGTGCTGCTGGATTTTGGGGATATGGAGAGTATGCCTGACGCCATCGAAGAGATCCTGGACTGTTACGGCTGCCTGGATGTTCTCATGCTAAACAACAGCATGAAGGTCAAAGCACCTGCACACAGTGTGTCGCTGGAGATGGACAAGCTCCTGATGGACAACAACTACTTTGGACCAGTCACATTGGCTAAAG GTGTGCTACCCTCCATGATCTCCAGAAGAACTGGCCACCTGCTCCTCATCAACAGTATCCAAGGGAAACTCGCTGTTCCTTTCCGCTCTACAT ATGCAGCCTCCAAACATGCAGTTCAGGCCTTCTTTGACTGCCTGAGAGCTGAGGTGGAAGAGTATGGCATCTCCGTCAGCACCATCAACCACACCTTAATCAGCAGCACCGCGgctgtaaacacagagacagcctCCTCCAAATCCTTCTGGTCAC TGCTGTACACTAAGAAACCCCTCGGCGTTTCCCCAGACGAAGCAGCCGCTGAGATCGTCAAGACGTTgaacaacaagaagaaagagGTGGTAattgctccctccctcccaaaGGTGGCCGTCTATGCCAGATCCTTCTTCCCTAACGTGTTCTTCGCCGTGATGGCTGCGGGAGTGAAGAACACTGCTGCCTTTGAGAAGATGTAG
- the dhrs7ca gene encoding dehydrogenase/reductase SDR family member 7C-B isoform X1, whose protein sequence is MVVKREMESNVTEPESLWDILQEMDPTWTTTVLLVPCVVVLTAGFFYLYGWIVGLLTKTSVRNKVVVLSDALSGLGKECTGVFHKGGARLILCGKNWEKLEELADDLANASDPTVTFPPKLVLLDFGDMESMPDAIEEILDCYGCLDVLMLNNSMKVKAPAHSVSLEMDKLLMDNNYFGPVTLAKGVLPSMISRRTGHLLLINSIQGKLAVPFRSTYAASKHAVQAFFDCLRAEVEEYGISVSTINHTLISSTAAVNTETASSKSFWSLLYTKKPLGVSPDEAAAEIVKTLNNKKKEVVIAPSLPKVAVYARSFFPNVFFAVMAAGVKNTAAFEKM, encoded by the exons ATGGTtgtaaagagagagatggaatcCAATGTAACAGAGCCGGAGAGCCTCTGG gatATTCTCCAAGAGATGGACCCAACATGGACGACCACTGTTCTCCTAGTTCCCTGTGTTGTCGTGCTGACAGCTGGATTTTTCTACCTCTATGGTTGGATTGTTGGTCTGTTGACAAAAACGTCCGTACGCAATAAGGTGGTGGTTTTATCTGACGCCTTATCTGGGCTCGGAAAAG AATGCACAGGTGTGTTCCACAAAGGAGGAGCCAGGTTGATCCTCTGTGGGAAAAACTGGGAGAAGCTTGAAGAACTTGCTGATGATTTGGCGAACGCCTCAGACCCCACTGTC acgtTTCCTCCTAAACTGGTGCTGCTGGATTTTGGGGATATGGAGAGTATGCCTGACGCCATCGAAGAGATCCTGGACTGTTACGGCTGCCTGGATGTTCTCATGCTAAACAACAGCATGAAGGTCAAAGCACCTGCACACAGTGTGTCGCTGGAGATGGACAAGCTCCTGATGGACAACAACTACTTTGGACCAGTCACATTGGCTAAAG GTGTGCTACCCTCCATGATCTCCAGAAGAACTGGCCACCTGCTCCTCATCAACAGTATCCAAGGGAAACTCGCTGTTCCTTTCCGCTCTACAT ATGCAGCCTCCAAACATGCAGTTCAGGCCTTCTTTGACTGCCTGAGAGCTGAGGTGGAAGAGTATGGCATCTCCGTCAGCACCATCAACCACACCTTAATCAGCAGCACCGCGgctgtaaacacagagacagcctCCTCCAAATCCTTCTGGTCAC TGCTGTACACTAAGAAACCCCTCGGCGTTTCCCCAGACGAAGCAGCCGCTGAGATCGTCAAGACGTTgaacaacaagaagaaagagGTGGTAattgctccctccctcccaaaGGTGGCCGTCTATGCCAGATCCTTCTTCCCTAACGTGTTCTTCGCCGTGATGGCTGCGGGAGTGAAGAACACTGCTGCCTTTGAGAAGATGTAG
- the LOC117766493 gene encoding splicing factor U2AF 65 kDa subunit-like isoform X1 produces MSDFEEFEKQLSQNRQERERERHKKKSRSGSPVRGDKHGSGSKDRGSRSREKRSRSRDRKSRDRRSSSRDHKKHSHSPRRTRKKKTCKYWDVPPPGFEHITPMQYKAMQAAGQIPTIALLATSTTTGVAAAPTQVPLVGSQMTRQARRLYVGNIPFGVTEESMAEFFNAQMRLAGLSQAPSNPVLAVQINQDKNFAFLEFRSVDETTQAMAFDGIIFQGQSLKIRRPHDYRPLPGISEQPAFHVPGVVSTVVPDSPHKLFIGGLPNYLNDDQVKELLTSFGPLKAFNLVKDSATSLSKGYAFCEYVDISATDQAVAGLNGMQLGDKKLIVQRASVGAKNANPTSIIETPVTLQVPGLQRLQNSGLPTEVLCLLNMVMPEELVDDEDYEEILEDIREECCKYGSVHSIEIPRPVDGVEVPGCGKVRPVSLWSTSLLPTVRKPCKPSPAASLPTEWLSPNTTTLTCITNTSFKAQASLTEHIHPPFVNFGSFTLNDVNVSIETGP; encoded by the exons ATGTCGGATTTCGAGGAATTTGAGAAGCAGCTGAGCCAGAATCGACAAG agcgagaaagagaaagacacaaaaagaagagTCGCAGTGGATCTCCGGTCCGAGGCGACAAACACGGCAGC GGGAGCAAAGACAGAGGGAGCCGCAGCCGAGAGAAACGAAGCCGGAGCAGGGACAGGAAGAGCCGGGACCGAAGGAGCTCGTCCCGGGACCACAAGAAGCACAG TCACTCTCCAAGGCGaacaaggaagaaaaagacCTGCAAATACTGGGACGTGCCTCCTCCTGGCTTTGAACACATCACACCAATGCAATATAAAGCTATGCAAG CGGCCGGGCAGATACCGACAATTGCTCTGCTGGCAACATCCACCACCACTGGAGTGGCTGCAGCACCGACACAAGTGCCCCTAGTTGGGAGTCAGATGACAAGACAAGCCAGACGCCTCTATGTTGGAAATATTCCCTTTGGGGTGACTGAG GAGTCCATGGCCGAGTTCTTTAATGCTCAGATGCGACTCGCAGGCCTTTCACAAGCTCCAAGTAACCCTGTACTCGCTGTGCAGATTAATCAGGATAAAAACTTTGCTTTCCTTGAG TTCCGGTCGGTAGACGAGACGACGCAGGCCATGGCCTTCGATGGAATCATTTTCCAGGGTCAGTCTCTGAAGATTAGACGACCTCACGACTATCGACCTTTACCAGGTATCTCAGAGCAGCCAGCGTTCCATGTCCCAG GTGTCGTCTCCACTGTCGTTCCTGATTCCCCCCATAAACTGTTTATTGGAGGCCTGCCCAACTATCTAAACGACGACCAG GTGAAGGAGCTCTTGACTTCATTCGGGCCCCTCAAAGCGTTCAATCTCGTGAAGGACAGTGCCACGTCACTGTCAAAAGGTTACGCCTTTTGTGAATATGTCGACATCAGCGCCACTGATCAG GCCGTCGCCGGGCTCAATGGAATGCAGCTGGGAGACAAAAAGCTGATCGTCCAAAGGGCGAGTGTCGGAGCTAAAAACGCCAACCCT ACCTCCATCATAGAGACCCCAGTGACCCTGCAGGTGCCGGGGCTCCAGAGGCTGCAGAACTCTGGGTTGCCCACGGAGGTGCTGTGCCTTCTCAACATGGTGATGCCCGAGGAGCTGGTGGACGACGAAGACTACGAGGAGATCCTGGAAGACATCCGCGAGGAGTGCTGCAAGTACGGCAGCGTCCACTCCATCGAGATTCCCCGACCTGTCGACGGTGTGGAAGTCCCCGGCTGTGGAAAGGTCAGACCTGT ATCTTTGTGGAGTACGTCTCTGCTGCCGACTGTCAGAAAGCCATGCAAGCCCTCACCGGCCGCAAGTTTGCCAACAGAGTGGTTGTCACCAAATACTACGACCCTGACATGTATCACAAACACGAGTTTTAAAGCACAGGCAAGTCTGACCGAGCATATCCATCCTCCTTTCGTAAATTTCGGTTCCTTTACTCTGAATGATGTGAATGTGTCCATAGAGACTGGAccttga
- the LOC117766493 gene encoding splicing factor U2AF 65 kDa subunit-like isoform X2 translates to MSDFEEFEKQLSQNRQERERERHKKKSRSGSPVRGDKHGSWSKDRGSKDRGSKDRGSKDRGSKDRGSRSREKRSRSRDRKSRDRRSSSRDHKKHSHSPRRTRKKKTCKYWDVPPPGFEHITPMQYKAMQAAGQIPTIALLATSTTTGVAAAPTQVPLVGSQMTRQARRLYVGNIPFGVTEESMAEFFNAQMRLAGLSQAPSNPVLAVQINQDKNFAFLEFRSVDETTQAMAFDGIIFQGQSLKIRRPHDYRPLPGISEQPAFHVPGVVSTVVPDSPHKLFIGGLPNYLNDDQVKELLTSFGPLKAFNLVKDSATSLSKGYAFCEYVDISATDQAVAGLNGMQLGDKKLIVQRASVGAKNANPTSIIETPVTLQVPGLQRLQNSGLPTEVLCLLNMVMPEELVDDEDYEEILEDIREECCKYGSVHSIEIPRPVDGVEVPGCGKIFVEYVSAADCQKAMQALTGRKFANRVVVTKYYDPDMYHKHEF, encoded by the exons ATGTCGGATTTCGAGGAATTTGAGAAGCAGCTGAGCCAGAATCGACAAG agcgagaaagagaaagacacaaaaagaagagTCGCAGTGGATCTCCGGTCCGAGGCGACAAACACGGCAGCTGGAGCAAAGACAGAGGGAGCAAGGACAGAGGGAGCAAAGACAGAGGGAGCAAAGACAGAGGGAGCAAAGACAGAGGGAGCCGCAGCCGAGAGAAACGAAGCCGGAGCAGGGACAGGAAGAGCCGGGACCGAAGGAGCTCGTCCCGGGACCACAAGAAGCACAG TCACTCTCCAAGGCGaacaaggaagaaaaagacCTGCAAATACTGGGACGTGCCTCCTCCTGGCTTTGAACACATCACACCAATGCAATATAAAGCTATGCAAG CGGCCGGGCAGATACCGACAATTGCTCTGCTGGCAACATCCACCACCACTGGAGTGGCTGCAGCACCGACACAAGTGCCCCTAGTTGGGAGTCAGATGACAAGACAAGCCAGACGCCTCTATGTTGGAAATATTCCCTTTGGGGTGACTGAG GAGTCCATGGCCGAGTTCTTTAATGCTCAGATGCGACTCGCAGGCCTTTCACAAGCTCCAAGTAACCCTGTACTCGCTGTGCAGATTAATCAGGATAAAAACTTTGCTTTCCTTGAG TTCCGGTCGGTAGACGAGACGACGCAGGCCATGGCCTTCGATGGAATCATTTTCCAGGGTCAGTCTCTGAAGATTAGACGACCTCACGACTATCGACCTTTACCAGGTATCTCAGAGCAGCCAGCGTTCCATGTCCCAG GTGTCGTCTCCACTGTCGTTCCTGATTCCCCCCATAAACTGTTTATTGGAGGCCTGCCCAACTATCTAAACGACGACCAG GTGAAGGAGCTCTTGACTTCATTCGGGCCCCTCAAAGCGTTCAATCTCGTGAAGGACAGTGCCACGTCACTGTCAAAAGGTTACGCCTTTTGTGAATATGTCGACATCAGCGCCACTGATCAG GCCGTCGCCGGGCTCAATGGAATGCAGCTGGGAGACAAAAAGCTGATCGTCCAAAGGGCGAGTGTCGGAGCTAAAAACGCCAACCCT ACCTCCATCATAGAGACCCCAGTGACCCTGCAGGTGCCGGGGCTCCAGAGGCTGCAGAACTCTGGGTTGCCCACGGAGGTGCTGTGCCTTCTCAACATGGTGATGCCCGAGGAGCTGGTGGACGACGAAGACTACGAGGAGATCCTGGAAGACATCCGCGAGGAGTGCTGCAAGTACGGCAGCGTCCACTCCATCGAGATTCCCCGACCTGTCGACGGTGTGGAAGTCCCCGGCTGTGGAAAG ATCTTTGTGGAGTACGTCTCTGCTGCCGACTGTCAGAAAGCCATGCAAGCCCTCACCGGCCGCAAGTTTGCCAACAGAGTGGTTGTCACCAAATACTACGACCCTGACATGTATCACAAACACGAGTTTTAA